The Deinococcus metalli genome includes a region encoding these proteins:
- a CDS encoding helix-turn-helix domain-containing protein produces MTAHETKARLAARLQAAREAAGYSKTDVAKLLGTDRQRVHGMETGDRPVDVTTLLQLARLYGRDASSFLMDEEPDITAVPVELRSANQPLSAESRAAIQLWGHLCGMYAQLQAHYGESTGPGRLERWLREGGNSRLRDFAIEGHAQAVRQEMGLDEDSVGARIFNLISSHGIPVFRIALGQNGVEGAFVNYPGLGPVILVNRDKLLTRQIFTAAHELGHVIYEARKQGEAAVTFLGQKNPSESQIDRFASSFLMPRTAIDLFLAQHLQQGEEGLGADDVVHLQRHFGVSYSAMLVRLRRLGHLSAARFDELKLVSPLSRATRLGYVLEPWEYGTPPSSTPEAIVSGLPKAYVTLVLSGLEDGLLSQAAAAEAMLLSLEELERYLYVIGQKEPDLDSELAFYDEHVA; encoded by the coding sequence ATGACTGCTCACGAGACCAAGGCGCGTCTGGCCGCCCGCCTGCAGGCCGCGCGCGAGGCCGCCGGCTACTCCAAGACCGACGTCGCCAAGCTGCTCGGCACTGACCGGCAACGTGTCCACGGCATGGAGACCGGTGACCGACCCGTCGACGTGACCACGTTGCTCCAACTGGCGCGCCTCTATGGCCGCGACGCCAGCTCGTTCCTGATGGACGAGGAGCCGGATATCACTGCGGTGCCCGTGGAACTCCGCTCCGCCAATCAGCCACTCTCCGCCGAGTCGCGCGCCGCGATCCAGCTGTGGGGCCACCTGTGTGGGATGTACGCCCAACTCCAAGCGCATTACGGCGAGTCCACCGGCCCCGGGCGGCTTGAGCGCTGGCTGCGTGAGGGCGGCAACAGCCGCCTGCGCGATTTCGCCATCGAAGGTCATGCCCAGGCCGTCCGTCAGGAGATGGGTCTCGACGAGGACAGCGTCGGGGCGCGCATCTTCAACCTGATCTCCAGCCATGGCATTCCGGTCTTCCGGATCGCCCTCGGCCAGAACGGGGTGGAAGGGGCCTTCGTCAACTACCCGGGGTTGGGCCCAGTGATCCTCGTCAACCGCGATAAGCTCCTGACCCGTCAGATCTTCACGGCCGCCCACGAACTGGGGCACGTCATCTACGAGGCCCGCAAGCAGGGTGAGGCAGCGGTGACCTTCCTGGGACAGAAGAATCCCAGTGAATCCCAGATTGACCGCTTCGCCTCGTCGTTCCTGATGCCGCGAACGGCCATCGACCTGTTCCTCGCCCAGCACCTGCAGCAGGGTGAGGAAGGCCTGGGTGCGGATGACGTGGTGCACCTGCAGCGGCATTTCGGGGTGTCGTACTCGGCCATGCTGGTGCGGCTGCGCCGTCTGGGCCACCTTTCCGCTGCGCGCTTTGACGAGCTCAAGCTGGTGTCGCCGCTGAGCCGTGCCACGCGGCTGGGCTATGTCCTAGAGCCCTGGGAGTATGGAACGCCTCCTTCGAGCACGCCGGAGGCGATCGTGTCTGGTCTGCCCAAGGCCTACGTCACTCTGGTCTTGAGTGGCCTAGAGGATGGCCTGCTCTCCCAGGCTGCGGCGGCTGAGGCGATGCTGCTCAGTCTCGAGGAACTTGAACGTTACCTGTACGTGATCGGCCAGAAGGAGCCGGATCTCGACAGCGAGCTCGCGTTCTACGACGAGCACGTGGCCTGA